A segment of the Gossypium hirsutum isolate 1008001.06 chromosome D10, Gossypium_hirsutum_v2.1, whole genome shotgun sequence genome:
ATGGTAAAAATATCATGGAAATTCTTATACTAggacttaaattatatttttaagtaaattaattattgtatattagattaaacgccaaattgatctttttattaagaattttatctATTTGTATTGTATGTCAACATAAGATACATGTAGTATGCCACATGTCATTATTTGGTTATTCCATTAGCCATACTAACTTTTAACAGAAATCatcaatttgctatttgatctaacatatagagattaatttacccattttttgatggaaagataaaatacaatttgactcttAATAGAGGaatctccatgatacttttaccgcaAAAAAAAAAGTAGAGGGTGGCAAGGTAATTACATCATCAATCACTTTTTCCATATTAAAATTGTAATCCTGATAACTACCCAATTGACCCTTTTTGTGTGTGTTTCTCAATCAATTTGGTCGGTAACTATCTTTAAAAATATGACattcattataaaaatttaaggaTGGAGTTAATTagtaaaaatgattattttaattttttttttataaacataaatattttctatttttaggtattttctggttttataattttttaaaaattcaaaaaaaaataaaagagaaaggaaaaatgtGTTTCATGCTcgatcttttctttgttttttggtTTCTGGCCACGTTTATCTTCCATTTTTAATTTCACAAGGAAACAAACAagtcaataaataaaatattcattaataaaaattaatcaagatgccacttatttatttattcatttattcaactACTTCTTTGAATATGACTTTATAATTACATCAACCCGTTAAATCCATTcttgaataaaattttagttatataaaatattcttttattaaaaaatcccATCCACACCATTGATAAAGGTAGAAACTTTGAGTTCTAAGCAAAGACGAAGTTAAATGGCCCAAAATCATctctcttaaaatttaaaattcaatcataCCCTCtctaaaaacatataatttataatttaatctttataaaaaaataaaattttacattaatacatttataaaattatatttttttctccctcaaaaaattttaattcaaatttagtcCATCCAAAAATAATTCTAGCTTTACCTTTTGTCTTAAATACCTCACTTTGAAACATTATACACAATTCTAAGTGTGGGTCTTGAGTTCTATCACGTGTGGATTTTAGTCCAATATGTCGGTTTTAGTATAGGTTgcactattttttaatttatttgtattcaGTGGCAAAGCGCAGGCGGTAATGGTCTctctaaaatggtaaaattttaatttaagctctttataatttataaaattttaaattagtaatgataaaattacactttgatatacttgaaaatgataaaaatttaatttaaccttttaaaatttatgaaaatataaactattaaaatgataaaattatatttttactatcgtaaaaatttccaaaaatttgaGATTTCACCACagtatttgtataatttaatttaatcaaaattgaaTGTAATTAGATGGAGAATCATATTGGGAATGCCATCAACGTCAGCTACCTAACCCTCATGTAAGCTCCTTTTGACATGCAAAATTTGTAGTAGACAaggctgtttttttttttttttgtaatcacTTCATTAAAATATTTGCTTTTTCAACTCCCTCATCGATGCTTACaatgaactttttttttcttcaactaACACACCATTACCAGATTCCTTATCAAATTGAAACTCTAAATAAGCAACAACACGACATTCAAATTCGGTACACTATATTACCTTTGTCGTCTCTGTATTTCGTTTAACGAATAAAGATTTTTTTACCCACTGACTCTAATTTTGTACTATCTGTTCTTCATGCAGGTGACTTGAAAGTTGAAACAGCCCAATATATTTGCAATTTGATTATCAGCCAAATCTGGGTTTTATTTACTTTGTTGCAGAGATGGCAAAATCAGTTGAAAATAGAGCTTTAAAGAAAGGTGCATGGAGTCCTGAAGAAGACAAGAAATTAATCGCTTATATTAAGAGATATGGGATTTGGAATTGGGCAGAAATGGCTAAACCAGCTGGtaaaaaaaacccagaaattgATTgcttatattatgatttttgttgggttttttatGGGTTTTGTTTATTTGTAGGATTGCAAAGGTCAGGGAAGAGTTGTAGGCTTCGTTGGGTGAATTATTTAAGACCGGGAATTAAACATGGGAATTTcactaaagaagaagaagaaacaattaTTGATTTACATGAAAAGCTTGGAAATCGGTAAGTTCTGTAACCTGATGTTTGGTTTTTTGGGGTAATTTGATCTTTGAAATTTAAAGACATGGGGGATTTTAGGAATTTGAAAGGGATTAATATATGAACTTGCAATTAAGTTGAATTTCTTGTAGTTGTGATGGTTTCTAATTAGTCTTTTAGGGTTTATTTGATGAAATCTGGAAATTTTGAGATTGGAGAATTTATGTGATTGTAACAGTTTTGAGTAGTTACTTGTGACAGAAGATAAATAATTTCACCACCGTCCGATCGATAAGGTATTAACAGTGGCAAAGCTGGAAAATTGCTTTAAAAGGCTAGAGATGCATCATAAAATTTTGGGGGTCAAGGCAAATTTACCACTTTTGGGGGCCAAGGTCACTGCCTGCCCCTTGCCTACGCCCCTGGGTATTATGTATTTTCCCGGGCAACAAGTATCGCTGGTTTCGTGATATTGTCCTCCTTTGGATGTCCACTGACTCCTTGTAGCCTGAAAGTCCAACTCCGCCCTGGACCTCCTTATATAGGAGTCTATTTTGAAATAATGGTCCCATTTAGACTAGTAAATTCAATGGGTTGGATTTAAATCAATTTCGGGTTTGATTCATTTTGAATACAGATAATTTTGAGTCCGGGTCATTCGGATTTTTAGGATTAGATCATTACAGGTTCTGGTCACTTCGTGCTTCATTTCTAGTTACTTGTTAGAGATCTTTTGGGTTTAGATCATTCCATGTTCAGGTTGTTTCGAGTTCTGGTCAAATCATGGTCGAGTTAAATAGGTTCGTGTGGTTGGCTTTTTTATGGCCAAATTAGGTTAGGTTGGGTTTGGGATCGGTTTCGGATTTTTGAGTTCAGGTCAAAACTAAACAGATCTGGTACCATTAGATTTATAGTGGTCAGTGATAGTACCTTACTGGTCGACAGGTCGTGAGTTATATTGCCGGTCGACAGGCCGTAACAATTGTTTTTTTGCAGATGGTCAGTGATTGCATCAAAGTTGCCCGGAAGAACCGATAATGAGATTAAAAACCATTGGCATGCTCACTTGAGCAAACGTTTGAAGTACGATCTGAATTCATTACCAGACATGTCCGATGCAGAAATAGACCAATATAGCTCATTCGAAACCGATCCCCCACCAACCAATGTTCCGAATGCATTGATTTCAGAAAGCTCTGCTGCAACTTCCACCAACAGTTTACCCTCCTCGAGCTCGAATCCTAAACAGTAATTCAACGaaaagccaatacatttggtTCGATGGACAACTTCATAGAATTACAACCATTCGTTGGTTCCATTGGACAACTTCCACCGCATAACAGCAGCCATTGCTTCATTTGTTTCAGCAGCAGTATATAATCAGGGTAAATTGACTTCAACTTTAGATGAAAAACAAAAAGGGACATGTATGGTGACTATTAATGTTGATAGATACACTACTGTGCATTGTTGTAGACTTGGCATTGACATTGACTGGatgctatatatatatcatatctgtCTTATAGCAACCAAGACTTACAGCTTCATTATTGAATGTAGGTAGATAATGAGTGAATGAATGCTTTCATGCAAACATGATCATAAGGTATGAAATCAAAGTACAAAAATGGCAGAAACAGCTTCATACAGAGATTAAAAGCTGGAACGAGATTTGGGTTTGGATCTTTGGACCATCTAAAATAGCCACAACTCCCTATATTAATATTGTTACATCCCTACGCGCACGcacgctacagagtatgagcggcTTAATAGGCAACACTGGAATATATCACCAACCCCCACAGTAGTCTCATGTGGCCCACTTCTTATGCTAAAGGATCAAATTTAGCTCACCCTAAAACAAATCTATGATTGAACTCTACAAAAGGCTCACTCAAAGCTCTTATTCATCTATAGGTCAAATCTAGCCTATCCCCGAGCCCTTATAATTGGACTCTACACAATAATCATGATGATGGGCTCAAATTCATTTAATGATctttaaattttcaagtttacTAATCCCATTGTAGTCTTGTCTTGTTTATTCCATTTATCATCCCAAAACGAGCCTATGATTGGATTCTACACAAAGATCATCATGAAAAATGGACTCGCTCAAAGCCCTTATCTATTTATGTGTCGAATCCATCTTACCCCTAAAAGAAGCCTCTATCATTAGACTTTATATAAAGGTCATAATAAAGGATTAGCTGCTCAATGCCCTCTCTATTTGAAGAGGCAAACTAACATAAGAAGCTCACTTTCTCTCGCCACTAACATTAATGGCTCTTCCCACCCTTCCTATATGAACTGTAATCATTCTAAACATAACCGATTCTACCCAACACATTTTCACATCAAGAAAAACAAAGCCCTCTTGATCTTTGGGATAACTAAAAACCAAAAAACAGAATTCCAAGAAACCATGTTTAAACTGTTATTTTTTTCTCTTGACCTTCACAATTTCCTCAATAACCCCCCAAAATTTGTGTTTGGTTTTCTCGACAAAGATACCAAAAAATCTTTTTTAAGACAACAACGTGCCTTAAACATTGCCCCCTCTGTCTCTGACagtctctctctctttctctttcctTTCCCCCATTAAATTCTTTGTAATTTCTTATGTAACAGAGAGTATCTTCTTTTTCCTGCCCAATTACCATTTTTGGTCTTTTCAACAAGTTATATATACTATAATGTGAAAAAAAAGAAGCTCAAAATATCTTGTTGAATTAAGCAATTGCTCTATCCCCTATCTGCTAGAAAACAACAAGACATTAACACAAACAAGCAGTACATTTTGAAACCCATGTTTTGTGGTTCATATACCTTCTAAAAACCAAAAAACCCATTAAACAAAATGGGGGTTTTTCTTTTATCCACATGGTTGAATATGGGACATCTTCACCCTTTTACTTTCACTGCAAAAACCAATCAATTTATGTCGTTTGATGCCTTTCTTTTCAGACATCTCAGTTTCTGATTTGTTGCAGTGACAATCCAAAACACTAATGGGTGTCACCGTGCTTGAAGTTGATATAGCATCCATTTTGTTTATCACCATTTCCATCACTGCATTAAAGCATATCAACAGCTTCTCCTACAAAACAAAAAACACCATTGCGTTCATTCATTACTGAAAGAAAAGGTGACCACCCTATTTACCTAATAACAAAAGTACTATTTTTGCTTGAGTTCAATCTCAAACTGCTCATCTCTCACctccaattataaaaaatatttattgaaataaaagaatcaaaagaaACTCCGAAAAAGTATCATTTTATCACCTTTTATTCAAAAACTGATAAATCAATCCTTTATACTTTACATTAAAGAGTAAACTTTTATCTCATGTGTATCTTATTATGACATTTAatgaccaatttttaataataataataataataaataaaatttttacagaaataatttttttaatctaatgtaaCCTATAAGAGCTAAAGTATTTGTATAATCACAAAAAAAACAATATGACTTGGAACTCCGTActacttttacaaaaaaaaaatatttgcttacttcattcacatattcacaaCACAAAATTGAAGCTTTAAAAGACGGGAATTGCAATGGGAGTAGTTCATGTGAAGCCATAAGTAAAGCTGATGCTGCAATGGTTGACGGTTTAAACTCCAACAGATTAGTTTCTACAAAACAAAAACTGGGTTTAAATTGATTTGTCATAAAAACATCAAAGAAatgatttttatgtatttttatgttttataccaATGCCAGCTTGGAAGATTATATGTGTAGCTCTGTCTTTCAATGCTTGTATCAATGGTGGATCTTTTAATTCAaacaaagatatgaagaaacaaaTAAAGGAAAAGGGTGTTATGGTTCTCATTCTCCAATTTAACGCATCAAGTACCAAAAGCTCCATTCTTTGAATAGCTGAAGCATCAAAGATGAACCCTTCTTCTCTCTGTTTCAATGTCATGAGGGTCAAAAAACAAGACCATActtttaatccaaaaatacatgttttttttaccTGGAAATTAGAGTAACAAAAATGCATGTCCTTCATCTTTGCAGCCAACGAAATACAAGCTATCACAAGTAGTCTCAAAACCCATGGATTACCTTGCtacaaaaatttcaagatgaAGTTTTTAAGTCCAAAAACAGGACCTTAAAGTTACATATCTTATAAAATTCATTAACTTACAGGGATTTCTTGTTTGGAAATGAATCTATCCATGTAAGTAACAGCAAGGTATGGTGTATATGGATCAAGGTTACAACAATACTGTGCCTGGTCCAATTAAAAACAAGTTTACAACACACAAAATACAAGTAATAGTTTAAAATTAGTGAAAGGAGGGATGGTGGTACCTGGAAAACGAGAGACATAGCTTCTTGTCTGAAAGAAACATGGAAATCACTGGTTGTTAAACATTGTAAGTAATTCAAACAGGGCATGTGATCAGATTCTGAAGAGAAGATGGTTGAGATTGTATCGAATTGGTGTTGTTTCAAGGTTGTGAATGGATCTTCAAGATCAAAGTActccattttttttatgaaattgtatGTAGGAAATTTGAGGGAAAAAATGTGAGAAAAAAGAGTAAATTTTGCggagaaaaaagaagagaagcgTTGCTTTTTGTGCTGATAAATCTTCAACTTCAAGTTTGAATCTTTTACAGGCTAAGTAGCTGCCCTCTATTTAACTTATATGTGTGTTtgtgtgtgttttggttggtCCCTGCCTGTTATTGCCCATTGCCCttgggaaagaaaataaaactgtAAAGCAAAGTTGTGGgttacatttttccttttttttcttttctttttttttttttaacatgggAAGTAAAAGGGTAGGTGGTTGGAATTGTAATCGATTGGTATATTAATATAGAGAAAGAGTTTGAATCGGTTGATTCATTGATGGATTGAATATGGTTaattgttttttataattttttaataatttatttaaactaatcGGATTGAGCAGAGCAATTTAATCACTTATCTGCTACAAAAACATTAATAAAACTCATTAGCAACCTGAATATAGAACCccttaaaaaatgataatttgattaAATCACCTTTTAAAATGTATGAAATCGTAagttaatataatagtaaaattgtatttagactcttcaaaaaattattattcatttatgattttttttaaaaataattttttaattttgtctcTGCTAATAAATATCTAACAATTTCATTTAGTGAATTATCTATAAATATTACTTTTAATCTTTTATAAAACCGATGATATAGAATTATTAcattaatttaatccaaaactaatttatttaaactaataaTGTCGAAGAAATGAATAACCTTTTTACTATTTACTACTTCACAACATTAATCATTGAAACTGATATTTATGAGAAAAGATTACATTATTTGTTTAATGTTGCATTAGTGTTTTCATCTGTCAAGTATATTTTAGTAACAATATACCTAgatttttatgaaaaaagaaagTCCCAAAAAAtcacatattttaatttagttaaaagaaaattttaaaaatgaaaaaagtgtAGGAAGACTTATAGTTAAGAAGCAAAAGACAAAGTGGCCCAAAGCTAAAGCAAGCACAGAAAAAGTAGCTTAGACAACAACAATAGAGACAATTGCAAAATATAGCAAATGAAATCCAATTTTTATATCTTACacattataaacatattaaatatttaaaattttataaataatgaatacatttcataattttttttaaaaaaattataattaatattttcaaatgtGTCATATAAGAGTTTTTAAACTCTTTAATTTCATCCGAGTTTTATATTGTatcaaaattttgaacttttatcTTGCCTTTTTTTAtaacatattcaatcaatttaattgcGGGTTTTTCgtccatattttttcgttttttaCTGATTTTAAGTGATTCGCTTAGAGGTTGGATCAAACCCTTGGTTCAAATCAATATATCGACCAATTGTCAATCCAATTATTATAGCTAACTAGTTCGGTTCCAATAACATTAAATGTTGGAGCTAAGGGTTTGAGTTATGGTCTAAAGTGCGCTTAGACGCCGTAGACTAATTAGATAAAAGTGTAATTACAACACTAATAGTTTGTAATTAGTTACAAGGAATTCTAATTCTTTAGACATATTTGGTTGGTAGAGTGTAATTATATCGTAATTCTTTGTGTCATGTTTGattgtataaattataattacacaCCTACAcgattttaaattctaaaagaaattaattattataaaaaataatgaaaaaattcaATAAGTAAGtaacaaaacataaaatcaaaTCATTGCATATAATATGTTAGTTAAAGAAAGTATTCAATAACATGATTACtaacaaaattaacaagaaaattaaacattttatacaattttatctaattaattgCTCAAACTTTCTGCATTCCTCGTTAGTCCCTAACCAAGTATAAACATTTAACAATACtatgtatttaattaaaattagtataaattatttataacgaACACTATGTAATCTAGTTAAATACCTAGTAGGTCACAAtgtatggaaaatatttttttcaataaatcttttagattattaaaataatattagtaaAATAGGGTACAATTTATGTTAAACTTAAAACACTATTATTATCGTATAAAAATCATTTCttaaacaaaaatcacttacGGGTTAATTTGTTTGAAATATTATACACTAATTGGATTTGACTATAATTGTTTGTAATTCCCTAAATTCGCATCTTGAAAATTACAATTGAGTCCTACAATTACAATCAATTCTGTGAGAATTATTAATTACAATGATTATTCAAATATGCCACACAAGTTAAATTACAACAAATTGCACTCAAATCTAATTACTACGTAACTTTCCAAGCATACTATAacaaaatatacttaaaaatctGAGTCCGTTTACTATCAGTAAATTGTCTAAGTATTATTATCCAAATTAAGTACTATCATCTATCAAATATCcaaatttataaaagaattaatttcaaaattttagataatttttctTATATCCAAATCcacaaaaatacaaatttatatatatatataatcaaatttataaacattttataacAAATAGATTCAAATTTAAACATGCATTTATCCGAATAAACAATGTTAATTCTGATAATGAATTTCGACTTATCCACACATATCCAAACCcataaaaataactttaaaatttaaatataatttaatctgcAATATTCAAACCCATAAAAATCGATTTGAATATCCACACATATCCAAATTTACCTCACGACCAAAATGATTAACCTCCAATGTTTGTGGCTAAACTGGCATGGCAAagcaatcaatatatatatatatgtaattcgACCCTACATGAGACTCACGTGTTTGTGATAAATGTccaaaactatatatataatttttcatttctGCTGAGAAATTAAAGTTTGATGAAGTAACGACGAAGATCCATCCTTTCATCAACATCAACAATTCACCAAAATGTTGAGAATCTTGTGAAACAAAAATGCCATACGACCCCACTCACTGCCAAAACACCAGTCTCAGATTCTTGGAAATTTCCTATTTCCAAAAAGCTGGTTCCACACAAGTGCGCCATTTCAATCAATTCAACacaacaaaacacaaaatattattCATATGGGAACTAAACAAAAACATGGATGACCATGGAGTGGGGAAACTATACGGTTAATTGCATTACATGTCCTTAAACTCTCCTTTGGATTCTTAATTGGTTTCTAAATTTAGAggcctattttttttctttaatatatagAATCTATGTTACCTAGTGTCTGTATGTTTTCAATTTGAcctatatattttaattagagCTAGCACTTAATGCTGGGGCGAAGTAGAAAAAATTTTAGAAGGGgcagattttaataataaattctttGGGGCCAAAAGAATTTTACCATTATATCAATTTTAGAATGCTTAAATtgagatttagtccttgtacagtaaaaattaaaacttcaatcCTCTTACTTTTTCAACTTAAAAATATTAGTCCAATCATTATCATCATTGGTAGTTTctgttcaaaatttttaacttaatatgtttattttcagTCAATCAATCATATGACAATTCTCATAAGGCCAATTgacaaattttgatagaaaatactGAAGAGATTTTAAAATCAAAAcagttgaaatttttaaattataactttttttaagtataacgattaaatctcaaaatttgtcAAAGTATAGGTACTAACAACCCATTTTAACCTTCATAAATTATACATTTCCCTAGATTCACCCTAATAATTAGATTGTAATACTTTGAGTACTCaagtaaaacattttaaaaataatgattaatttaaaaTCTCGAGCGGATTTAAGAACATGTAGACAAATTAACCCGGAACTATATATGTGAGAACAAACAAAATGGACAAGTGAAGTAGCTTCGAGGACAGCCCCCTTTGGTATATTAAATTCAAACATGCCAATGCCCTATTCCTTTatagaaagaaacaaagaagataTAGATAGCAACAATGTCACAAAAACCAAATTGTTCCCCGAGTAgagtttttctcttttttttggttTAACATTCTTGAACTTTTCATTACAAACAAAATTGTGTTctaataatctttcattttcatgGCAGAGGTGACAGCTTTGGGTTCCTTGTCTTTTATATTAGATGAAACTATTTTCACCcttttttgtttataaattaaCAAAGAATATGCAGGAATTCCACAGATTATAATCCCATGGTCGTTGGTTGATCCTAAGATTTGATGTCATATAGCGAAGTCCCTTGATTATTAGTGTTTTCCCATAGAATAAGAAACATAAATGGTTCACACAGTGGTGAGGGAGAAGTTGAGCGAAGACCTGAGTTACTGGTGGAAGATAAGACAGGGTTTTAGCCTAAAGAGAGTCCTTACCCTTGATGGTGAAGGAGATGATATTTTATAAGCAGGTTTGGTCATCAACTCTTCTCAAGCCTTGACATTTGTATGCCATTTTAGGGGGCAAGATAGTTTCTTAATTGAGTAGCGGTTGGATTTTAAACttgtataaatttaatagaaTCTCACATGGTATTCAAGCATAAGAAAGGCTCGACATCTATTTTGATAAGATTGATAGAAGAGATTTCACGTGATGAACATGTCATGTGTCATCCCTAAAATGTTTACATAACTAATCACAATAGGAGTGGCACTAGGGGCTAGCAAGGGCTCGACTCCTTAGTCCCTcaagatttataaaattttaaattagcataTGATAAAATTGCACTATATCTctcaaaaaatgataaatttcttatttaatcctataaacaaataa
Coding sequences within it:
- the LOC107942078 gene encoding putative cyclin-D6-1, whose amino-acid sequence is MEYFDLEDPFTTLKQHQFDTISTIFSSESDHMPCLNYLQCLTTSDFHVSFRQEAMSLVFQAQYCCNLDPYTPYLAVTYMDRFISKQEIPQGNPWVLRLLVIACISLAAKMKDMHFCYSNFQREEGFIFDASAIQRMELLVLDALNWRMRTITPFSFICFFISLFELKDPPLIQALKDRATHIIFQAGIETNLLEFKPSTIAASALLMASHELLPLQFPSFKASILCCEYVNEEKLLICFNAVMEMVINKMDAISTSSTVTPISVLDCHCNKSETEMSEKKGIKRHKLIGFCSESKRVKMSHIQPCG
- the LOC107942079 gene encoding transcription factor MYB14: MAKSVENRALKKGAWSPEEDKKLIAYIKRYGIWNWAEMAKPAGLQRSGKSCRLRWVNYLRPGIKHGNFTKEEEETIIDLHEKLGNRWSVIASKLPGRTDNEIKNHWHAHLSKRLKYDLNSLPDMSDAEIDQYSSFETDPPPTNVPNALISESSAATSTNSLPSSSSNPKQ